The Larimichthys crocea isolate SSNF chromosome I, L_crocea_2.0, whole genome shotgun sequence genomic interval atccagggatcggacatagaggtggtgcagagctacagattcctgggtgttcacctcaacaataaactggactggactgacaacacccatgctctctacaagaagggccagagtcgTCTCCACCTGTtgaggaggctgaggtccttcGGAGTATGCAGGGCTCTTCTCAGGACTTTTTAcgactctgtggtggcctcaTCCATCTTTTATGttgtggtctgctggagagggggcagcacggacagggacagAAGCAGACTCAATAGACTTATTAGAagagcgagctctgtcctggactgtcctctggactccacagagaaggtgggtgagaggaggatgttagctaagctgacatccatcatggacaacccctctcaccccctacatgacactgtgggggctctgagcagctccatcatcagcagcagactgctacaaccacggtgtaagaaggaggagcaggtccttcatccctgctgctgtgagactttacaacacctgcacctgatcatgttgtagtctcctgttcatgtcccattgctattttttgttcttgtttgttttgtttttttcgtttatgttctaccttagtacttcttttgtaaatctgcacattcttaaatctgcacattctactttagtactttttgtaaatatgtacacttgtgtttccctccttgattcttttttttgctgctgttaacaagtgaatttccccgttgtgggataaataaagtattatcttatcttatctttctCTGAATGAAATTGagccacttcctgttttcacattaaaagcctgaGGTGTTTCATGTTGAtgacttttattgtttcagacATTTCACAGATTCAACGCCACCAAAAAACAGATGAGtcattgtgacatcatcacaattTATTTTCgttacatcacttcctgtccagAAACAGTGGTACCGTGTTTGTGTTCCTGCTGaactatgaataaataaaaccaaagaacCAGAACCGACGAGTCCAGAACGGTCCGAGAGAACAGCTGGTGCATCATGAGTACAGTAGTGCTGAGCTGTGTTCTGGTGCAGAGGGAGCGCTCCATTCGTGGCAGGGGACATCCGGCAGGGCCTCGCAGAGTCTGCTTTAAGACCGAACCTTCATGAACGCCAACGTCCAAATGCCCCACTGGACACCTGAACACAGTacggctgagagagagagagaaacaggtgagagacaggtgagagagagagacaggcgaaagagagagataagcgagagagacagattaGAGAGAGGtatgtgagagacagagagagagacaggtgtgagagagagacatgtgagagacagagagagagagacagagagagagacaggtgtgagagagagacatgtgagagacagagagagagagagagagagagagagagagagaaagagacaggtgtgagagagacaggttagagagaaagagagacaggtgtgagagagacaggtgagagagagagagagagagagagagagagagagaaagagacaggtgtgagacagacaggtgtgagagagacaggttagagagagaaagagacgggtgacagagagaggcaggtgagagagactgACAGGTGAAGAGGTTACCTGTATTTATCGGTctttgtttacctgtctgtctgtgtttacctGGGCTGTAGGTCTACGAGGAGGTGAAGCTCATGGGGTCCACCTGGTTCATCTTCAGGTGGTTGTCGAGGATCTGGAAGATCTCCTGGATGTTCGGGACATAACCCGACTGAAGCTTCGACCACAGAGGGACGTCtaagagacaggaaacaggaagtgatgtgagTGATGGCAAGCACGACTACAAGGTCAGCTGACTGAGTCAAAGAAACCACGACTGACACAGAGCGAGGAGAGCAACAGGAGCGAGGAGAGcaacaggagggaggagagcaaCAGGAGCGAGGAGACTctaactgaagaagaagaaacctgCTGGAGACAGacgtgtttgtatgtgtggttcccactggTCATGGTGATGTCATGGTGATGTCATGGTGTGAACCAATCAGAACTCACCGTTCAGAGTGACCTCGAAGGCTCCCGtagacaggaagtgagtctCCATCATGTTGCAGAGGAAGAAGGCCATCAGACAGGAGAAGATCTGAAACACAGTGATGGAGTTACACCTGTTCCGTGGTAACCAGCTCAAGCTTGCATTACCATGGTAACAGCTACCTTGTTGTCCTGACTCCAGGTCCAGGCCCGTGGAGTGTCGAGGCCCAGCAGGATGAACGGGTTCTGACCGCTGATGATGAGTAGGATGGAGAGCAGCTTCAGGTAGGAGACCAGGTTCCcaacacacctgaggacacacaggaCTCGGTTTACAGGTGGACCCAGTTTTACAGGTGGACCCGGTTTACAGATGGACCACAGGTGGACCCAGTTTTACAGGTGGACCACAGGTGGACCCAGTTTTACAGGTGTACCACAGGTGGACCCAGTTTACACGTGGACCTGGTTTACAGGTGGACCACGGGTAGACCCGGTTTACAGGAggtcagaatcactttattggccaggtgtgtgaacacacacaagggTTCACTGGGCTCTAGCCCATGTTACCTTATGTCAGAGCTCACCTGTTGAAGATAGTTTACCCACCTGTTGAAGGGGGTTGGGGGGTAGTTTTCTCCCTCAATGCGGATGTCCGGGTACAGCTGGCTGATGGCTCGTGAGTACTCCTGGAACACTTTGCTGTACCCTCAGGAGAtactgaaaacacagaacacctgtcaggtggggtcagtccacacacagaacacctgtcaggtgggtcagtccacacacagaacacctgtcaggtgggtcagtccacacacacagaacacctgtcaggtggg includes:
- the selenot2 gene encoding selenoprotein T2, coding for MAEYSQLGLLAALLLFTALTVRDVYLGRSSPHRGQQPADGPSLSPDTVLPDTEPGKPAKSSLYTGPVLKFQYCISUGYSKVFQEYSRAISQLYPDIRIEGENYPPTPFNRCVGNLVSYLKLLSILLIISGQNPFILLGLDTPRAWTWSQDNKIFSCLMAFFLCNMMETHFLSTGAFEVTLNDVPLWSKLQSGYVPNIQEIFQILDNHLKMNQVDPMSFTSS